A DNA window from Stigmatella aurantiaca contains the following coding sequences:
- a CDS encoding type IV pilus twitching motility protein PilT, translating to MKPLAEMLRYLSHPAITELALTTGRCPMIKSTNGYEPVDNAVLTADELNRTLLAMVGRERAASVTEKPVKWSVRAEGMATLSIVAARRGELLSLRVMRTGDSPAAAPGASPAPAPAAAEALNGDPNGDPNAPVAPNIPPIRPSSVGLKPVKGAVPPPALSPAPAAPAPAAAPAPSLQVGASRADLGRDLPALMEEARRMGASDLHIVAGRPPLFRVASELKPEGEVISPERVEQMLLPLVPARLRPVLDKEGSCDFSFEAPGNGRFRVNVGRQRTGLKGSFRVISREIPTLESLGLPPSIAKAAHHHQGLIVVTGPSGHGKTSTMTALVDLINRESKHHVLTVEDPVEYLHPRKQALLSQREVGTHTRTFGSALKGSLREDPDVIVVGELRDTETVRMALAASETGHLLISTMNTPSAAKTIDRLIDLFPPGDQAQVRLTLASSLRLIVSQRLLPSADGKGLVVAAEVLPGSVALGNLIRDNKTFQIPSLQQRGKSLGIIRFDDSLAELVKAGKTTLEIARGFAESPDELEAVVTGKRPGAPQPEAPAQDQKLMNKVGSLLGRRSA from the coding sequence ATGAAGCCCCTCGCGGAGATGCTGCGCTACCTGTCCCATCCGGCCATCACGGAGCTGGCCCTGACCACCGGGCGCTGCCCGATGATCAAAAGCACCAATGGCTACGAGCCGGTGGACAACGCCGTGCTCACCGCGGACGAGCTGAACCGCACCCTGCTGGCCATGGTGGGCCGGGAACGCGCCGCCTCGGTGACGGAGAAGCCCGTGAAGTGGTCCGTGCGCGCCGAGGGCATGGCCACCCTGTCCATCGTCGCGGCGCGCCGCGGAGAGCTGCTCAGCCTCCGGGTGATGCGCACCGGCGACAGCCCCGCGGCCGCCCCGGGCGCAAGCCCCGCTCCCGCTCCCGCCGCCGCTGAAGCCCTCAACGGGGACCCCAACGGGGACCCCAACGCCCCCGTGGCGCCCAACATCCCGCCCATCCGCCCTTCCTCCGTGGGCCTCAAGCCCGTCAAGGGCGCGGTGCCGCCCCCGGCGCTCAGCCCGGCTCCCGCGGCCCCCGCCCCCGCGGCCGCCCCCGCGCCGTCCCTCCAGGTGGGGGCCTCGCGCGCGGACCTGGGGCGGGATTTGCCCGCGCTGATGGAGGAGGCGCGGCGAATGGGGGCCAGTGACTTGCACATCGTCGCGGGCCGGCCGCCCCTGTTCCGCGTGGCCTCGGAGCTGAAGCCCGAGGGCGAGGTGATTTCCCCCGAGCGCGTGGAGCAGATGCTCCTGCCCCTGGTGCCCGCCCGCCTGCGGCCGGTGCTGGACAAGGAGGGCAGCTGTGACTTCTCGTTCGAGGCACCGGGCAACGGACGGTTCCGCGTCAACGTGGGCCGCCAGCGCACGGGCCTCAAGGGCTCCTTCCGCGTCATCTCCCGGGAGATTCCCACCCTGGAGTCCCTGGGGCTGCCGCCGAGCATCGCCAAGGCGGCGCACCACCACCAGGGGCTCATCGTCGTCACCGGCCCCTCGGGCCACGGCAAGACGAGCACGATGACGGCCCTCGTGGACCTCATCAACCGCGAGTCCAAGCACCACGTGCTCACCGTGGAGGACCCGGTGGAGTACCTCCACCCGCGCAAGCAGGCGCTCCTGAGCCAGCGCGAGGTGGGCACCCACACCCGCACCTTCGGCAGCGCCCTGAAGGGCTCGCTGCGCGAGGATCCGGACGTCATCGTCGTGGGCGAGCTGCGCGACACGGAGACGGTGCGCATGGCGCTGGCGGCCAGCGAGACGGGCCACCTGCTCATCAGCACGATGAACACCCCCAGCGCGGCGAAGACCATCGACCGGTTGATCGACTTGTTCCCCCCGGGCGACCAGGCCCAGGTGCGCCTGACGCTGGCCTCCAGCCTGCGGCTCATCGTCAGCCAGCGGCTCTTGCCCTCCGCCGATGGCAAGGGCCTGGTGGTGGCCGCCGAGGTGCTCCCAGGCTCGGTGGCCCTGGGCAACCTCATCCGCGACAACAAGACGTTCCAGATTCCCTCGCTCCAGCAGCGCGGCAAGAGCCTGGGCATCATCCGCTTCGACGACTCGCTGGCGGAGCTCGTCAAGGCGGGCAAGACGACGCTGGAGATCGCCCGGGGCTTCGCCGAGAGCCCCGACGAGCTGGAGGCCGTGGTGACGGGCAAGCGCCCCGGGGCCCCGCAGCCCGAGGCGCCCGCGCAGGACCAGAAGCTGATGAACAAGGTGGGCTCGCTGCTGGGCCGCCGCAGCGCCTAA
- a CDS encoding type IV pilus twitching motility protein PilT: MNAQPRIATLFDALLAEKGSDLHMSIGHPPMGRIRGELTPLREAPLTAPELEGLLFDLVNPDQKKQITEEMDLDFAYSYGTKARFRANYFYKTTGLAAVFRTIPSKVLTLTDLNTPEVVRKLAERRSGLVLVTGPTGSGKSTTLAGMINHINQTRHAHILTIEDPVEFVHESLKAQVTHREVGPHAINFATAIRSAGREDPNVILIGELRTNETMKLALQLASFGVLVFATVHTNSAPATIDRIVNAFPADEQPAIRGMLAESLAGIVAQQLVRTADGKGRVAALEILIGGSAISSMIREGKVFQIASKMQAGQAQGMQTLDMHLEKLVAAGTIAPEAALDKAQDRESFAKTLQRIKPDFVLSDDLKG; the protein is encoded by the coding sequence ATGAACGCCCAGCCCCGCATCGCCACGCTCTTCGACGCGCTGCTCGCCGAGAAGGGCAGCGACCTCCACATGAGCATCGGGCACCCGCCCATGGGCCGCATCCGCGGGGAGCTGACGCCCCTGCGCGAGGCGCCGCTCACCGCGCCCGAGCTGGAGGGCCTGCTGTTCGACCTGGTCAACCCGGACCAGAAGAAGCAAATCACCGAGGAGATGGACCTCGACTTCGCCTACAGCTACGGGACGAAGGCCCGCTTCCGCGCCAACTACTTCTACAAGACGACGGGCCTGGCGGCCGTCTTCCGCACCATTCCCAGCAAGGTGCTCACGCTCACGGACCTGAACACCCCGGAGGTGGTGCGCAAGCTGGCCGAGCGCCGCAGCGGGCTGGTGCTCGTCACCGGCCCCACGGGCAGCGGCAAGTCCACCACGCTCGCGGGGATGATCAACCACATCAACCAGACCCGCCACGCGCACATCCTCACCATCGAGGACCCGGTGGAGTTCGTGCACGAGTCCCTCAAGGCCCAGGTGACGCACCGCGAGGTGGGCCCCCACGCCATCAACTTCGCCACCGCCATCCGCTCGGCGGGCCGCGAGGACCCGAACGTCATCCTCATCGGCGAGTTGCGCACCAACGAGACGATGAAGCTGGCGCTCCAGCTGGCGAGCTTCGGCGTGCTCGTGTTCGCCACGGTGCACACCAACAGCGCGCCGGCCACCATCGACCGCATCGTCAACGCCTTTCCCGCCGACGAGCAGCCGGCCATCCGCGGCATGCTCGCCGAGAGCCTCGCGGGCATCGTCGCCCAGCAGCTCGTCCGCACCGCGGACGGCAAGGGCCGCGTGGCGGCGCTGGAGATTCTCATCGGCGGCAGCGCCATCTCGTCCATGATTCGCGAGGGCAAGGTGTTCCAGATCGCCAGCAAGATGCAGGCGGGCCAGGCCCAGGGCATGCAGACCCTGGACATGCACCTGGAGAAGCTGGTGGCCGCGGGCACCATCGCCCCCGAGGCCGCGCTGGACAAGGCCCAGGACCGCGAGTCCTTCGCCAAGACGCTCCAGCGCATCAAGCCGGACTTCGTGCTGTCCGACGACCTGAAGGGCTAG
- a CDS encoding BlaI/MecI/CopY family transcriptional regulator, translating into MAEPRLPRPTDAELAILRVLWERGASTVRDVHASLPDEPGYTTVLKLMQIMTEKGLVVRDESQRAHVYSARVAQQKTQRQLVADLVDRAFGGSPAQLAMQALSSKKTSPEELAELRRLLDSLEQEDTP; encoded by the coding sequence ATGGCCGAGCCAAGACTGCCGCGTCCCACGGACGCCGAGCTGGCGATCCTCCGCGTCCTCTGGGAGCGGGGCGCCAGCACCGTCCGCGATGTCCACGCCTCGCTTCCGGATGAGCCGGGCTACACCACCGTCCTGAAGCTGATGCAGATCATGACCGAGAAAGGGCTCGTGGTCCGCGACGAGTCCCAGCGCGCGCACGTCTACAGCGCCCGGGTGGCCCAGCAGAAAACCCAGCGTCAGCTCGTGGCGGACCTGGTGGACCGTGCCTTTGGCGGCTCTCCGGCCCAGCTGGCCATGCAGGCGCTGTCCTCGAAGAAGACGTCCCCCGAGGAGCTGGCCGAGCTGCGCCGGCTCCTGGACTCGCTGGAGCAGGAGGACACGCCATGA
- a CDS encoding M56 family metallopeptidase: MKGLVLEALGWALLHLVWQGALVAAVLALGLRLLGPRASARYGLACGALGLMLLLPAATGWQHLRSRQAPAAVSTLRAAAGQSSLGPAAQAGAAPASPLATSLLARATAFTGGLLPWGVLAWGLGVAVSSLRLLAGWVRLRRRVREAFPAPEAWQHRLEALARRLGVKREVRLLQSPTLEVPSALGWLRPVVLLPVSTLTGLPARQLEMILAHELAHIRRHDFAVNLLQTVVETLLFYHPAVWWMSHVIRVEREHCCDDAAAGLTGNALSYARALTALETLRVMPSPAPAPALSALGGSLPERVRRLVAAPPSRCASRWTAGASVLVLMSSLAAAAPLTARVLPAQAPRSLLAASPAAPAEPAPAPAPAPAPSASPSPAPEPQGAAEPSPAPAPRPSSVPSPSPSGPAKPRKDRGPEPVPQAFLQSGITEEYAKGLHARFGQPLSADELFVLKHLGVTAEEVDALKRLGFSKVSPDTVAAAHAVGATEAYLRALKDAGYTDLEKATGMRALGITPETLAGLAHVGFTGLSADTLMGFQATGVTPAFIDEMRAQGHEPLTPDALIRLRLGKTP, encoded by the coding sequence ATGAAGGGGCTCGTCTTGGAGGCACTCGGCTGGGCCCTGTTGCACCTCGTGTGGCAGGGCGCGCTCGTGGCGGCCGTGCTCGCGCTCGGCTTGCGCCTGCTGGGGCCCCGGGCCTCCGCCCGCTATGGGCTGGCCTGTGGCGCGCTGGGGCTGATGCTCCTCCTGCCTGCCGCCACGGGCTGGCAGCACCTCCGCTCCCGGCAGGCCCCGGCGGCCGTGTCCACCCTCCGGGCGGCGGCCGGGCAGTCCTCCCTAGGGCCCGCCGCCCAGGCCGGGGCGGCGCCCGCGTCCCCCCTGGCCACGTCCCTGCTCGCCCGGGCCACCGCCTTCACCGGCGGCCTTCTGCCCTGGGGGGTGCTCGCCTGGGGGCTGGGGGTGGCGGTGTCCTCCCTGCGGCTGCTGGCCGGGTGGGTGCGCCTGCGCCGGAGGGTACGCGAGGCGTTCCCCGCCCCCGAAGCATGGCAACACCGGCTGGAGGCGCTCGCGCGGCGCCTGGGCGTGAAGCGCGAGGTGCGCCTGCTCCAGTCCCCCACGCTGGAGGTTCCCTCCGCCCTGGGGTGGCTGCGGCCCGTGGTGCTGCTGCCCGTCTCCACCCTCACCGGCCTGCCCGCGCGGCAGCTCGAGATGATTCTCGCGCACGAGCTGGCGCACATCCGCCGTCACGACTTCGCGGTGAACCTGCTCCAGACCGTGGTGGAGACGCTGCTCTTCTATCACCCGGCCGTCTGGTGGATGTCCCACGTCATCCGCGTGGAGCGCGAGCACTGCTGCGATGACGCCGCCGCGGGCCTGACGGGCAACGCCCTCTCCTACGCCCGGGCACTCACCGCCCTGGAAACCCTGCGTGTCATGCCCTCCCCCGCTCCAGCCCCCGCCCTCTCCGCGCTGGGAGGCTCGCTGCCGGAGCGCGTGCGCCGGCTGGTGGCCGCGCCTCCCTCGCGGTGCGCCTCCCGCTGGACGGCGGGCGCTTCCGTCCTGGTGCTGATGAGCAGCCTCGCGGCCGCGGCGCCCCTCACCGCCCGGGTGCTGCCTGCCCAGGCCCCGCGCTCGCTCCTGGCGGCCAGCCCGGCCGCTCCTGCCGAGCCCGCCCCCGCTCCTGCCCCGGCTCCCGCCCCTTCGGCGAGTCCCTCACCCGCGCCTGAGCCCCAGGGGGCCGCCGAGCCCAGCCCAGCCCCCGCGCCTCGGCCGTCCTCGGTCCCCTCGCCCAGCCCTTCAGGGCCCGCGAAGCCACGGAAGGACAGGGGCCCCGAACCAGTACCTCAGGCCTTCCTGCAGTCCGGCATCACCGAGGAGTACGCGAAGGGCCTCCACGCCCGCTTCGGCCAGCCCCTGTCCGCCGACGAGCTCTTCGTGCTGAAGCACCTGGGCGTCACCGCCGAGGAAGTGGATGCCCTGAAGCGGCTGGGCTTCTCGAAGGTGAGCCCGGACACCGTGGCCGCCGCCCATGCGGTGGGCGCCACCGAGGCGTACCTGCGCGCGCTCAAGGACGCCGGCTACACGGACCTGGAGAAGGCCACGGGGATGCGCGCCCTGGGCATCACCCCGGAGACGCTCGCCGGTCTGGCCCACGTGGGCTTCACCGGGCTGAGCGCGGACACGCTGATGGGCTTCCAGGCCACCGGTGTCACGCCCGCCTTCATCGACGAGATGCGCGCCCAGGGCCACGAGCCGCTCACCCCGGACGCGTTGATCCGTCTGCGCCTGGGGAAGACGCCTTGA
- a CDS encoding redoxin family protein, which produces MAPFSRAFRRAPGGLGLGVACWGGLLLLPGCQNESPPAYVRLGGQAPAIADAPPSRALLVVFWASWCPPCREETPSLVKLAEQPPEGLRAVVFSHDAHLQDVEAFLGGPPGAGLHLRLDEGRAAARAFGVEALPASILVVDGRLTARFSGVRDWNSRAMRRLLERLLQEHRPAEGAPAR; this is translated from the coding sequence ATGGCCCCCTTCTCTCGAGCGTTTCGCAGGGCCCCGGGTGGCCTCGGCCTGGGGGTGGCCTGTTGGGGAGGCCTGTTGCTGCTGCCGGGATGTCAAAACGAGTCCCCCCCGGCCTACGTCCGGCTCGGGGGACAGGCCCCAGCGATTGCGGATGCGCCCCCCTCACGGGCCCTGCTCGTCGTCTTCTGGGCGTCGTGGTGCCCGCCCTGCCGGGAGGAAACCCCTTCCCTGGTGAAGCTGGCGGAGCAGCCTCCCGAGGGGCTGCGGGCCGTCGTCTTCAGCCACGACGCACACCTCCAGGACGTCGAGGCATTTCTGGGCGGCCCTCCCGGGGCCGGGCTCCACCTGCGCCTGGATGAGGGGCGCGCGGCGGCCCGGGCCTTTGGTGTCGAGGCACTCCCCGCCAGCATCCTGGTGGTGGACGGACGCCTGACGGCCCGCTTCTCCGGCGTGAGGGATTGGAACTCCCGGGCCATGCGGCGCCTGCTGGAACGGCTGCTCCAGGAGCACCGCCCCGCCGAGGGGGCCCCCGCACGTTGA
- a CDS encoding efflux RND transporter periplasmic adaptor subunit, with protein sequence MGPARILPAALGVLLLWSAGAACTKDSQAVPVGPSARGPADAGLPVAPAAPGASAIQLCEHGVPADLCTRCTPELAEVFQAQGDWCEAHQVPESQCRACNPGLTFTGPPSVPKDWCPEHAVPESRCTKCHPALIARFIEAGDYCREHGFPESVCPYCHPERVRAAGAEPPVFPPPDMRVRLASEETAREAGITTRRVEQRPLARTLEVIGQLAFNHNRSAPLTARGEVLVLEVLADVGDPVKAGQPLAVVASAAVGEDQGRLSAAQARVASARSALDREQALLQRGISSQKDVEQARTELAAAEGAQDAARAALSAAGVGAVSHAGQYTLKAPLSGTVVARDAAPGRHVAAGQTLLHVADLSTLWAQLDIPEADALSVRAGQKVTLQFEGIPGEAREATLTRVAASVDPATRTVRARVELPNPDQALKAGLFLRARIQVSPEHVAVMVPREAIQHAEGRTLVFVKREAGLYEPIAVELGTGTPGEVEVVKGLAPGAEVVTTGAFLLKTEILKGSIGAGCCEEGGE encoded by the coding sequence ATGGGGCCTGCCCGCATCCTCCCGGCCGCGCTGGGGGTCCTCCTGCTCTGGAGCGCGGGGGCTGCCTGCACGAAGGACTCCCAAGCCGTTCCGGTGGGCCCTTCCGCACGGGGCCCCGCGGATGCGGGCCTCCCCGTGGCCCCCGCCGCCCCGGGCGCCTCCGCCATCCAACTGTGTGAGCATGGCGTCCCGGCGGACCTGTGTACGCGCTGCACGCCCGAGCTCGCGGAGGTCTTCCAGGCCCAGGGCGATTGGTGTGAGGCCCACCAGGTGCCCGAGTCGCAGTGCCGCGCGTGCAACCCGGGGCTCACCTTCACCGGCCCGCCCTCCGTGCCGAAGGACTGGTGCCCGGAGCACGCCGTTCCCGAGTCCCGCTGCACGAAGTGCCACCCGGCGCTCATCGCCCGCTTCATCGAAGCGGGCGACTACTGCCGGGAGCACGGCTTCCCGGAGTCCGTCTGCCCCTACTGCCACCCGGAGCGCGTCCGGGCCGCGGGCGCGGAGCCTCCCGTCTTCCCCCCTCCGGACATGCGCGTGCGCCTGGCCTCGGAGGAGACCGCGCGCGAGGCGGGCATCACCACGCGGCGCGTGGAGCAACGGCCCCTGGCCCGGACGCTGGAGGTGATAGGCCAGCTCGCCTTCAACCACAACCGCTCCGCCCCCCTCACGGCCCGGGGGGAGGTGCTCGTCCTGGAGGTCCTCGCCGATGTGGGGGACCCGGTGAAGGCCGGCCAGCCCCTGGCCGTGGTGGCCTCCGCGGCCGTGGGGGAGGACCAGGGCCGGCTCTCCGCGGCCCAGGCCCGTGTCGCCTCGGCGCGCTCGGCGCTGGACCGGGAGCAGGCCCTGCTCCAGCGCGGCATCAGCTCGCAGAAGGACGTGGAGCAGGCCCGCACCGAGCTGGCCGCGGCCGAGGGCGCGCAGGATGCGGCCCGCGCCGCCCTCTCCGCCGCGGGCGTGGGGGCCGTGAGCCACGCAGGCCAGTACACGCTCAAGGCCCCCCTGTCCGGCACGGTGGTGGCGCGCGATGCGGCCCCCGGCCGGCACGTGGCCGCAGGCCAGACGCTGCTCCACGTGGCGGACCTCTCCACCCTCTGGGCCCAGCTCGACATTCCCGAGGCGGACGCCCTGTCCGTGCGCGCGGGCCAGAAGGTGACGCTCCAGTTCGAGGGCATTCCCGGGGAAGCCCGCGAGGCCACCCTCACCCGCGTCGCGGCCTCGGTGGACCCCGCCACGCGCACCGTGCGCGCCCGCGTGGAGCTGCCCAACCCGGACCAGGCCCTCAAGGCCGGCCTCTTCCTGCGGGCCCGCATCCAGGTCTCCCCCGAGCACGTGGCGGTGATGGTTCCCCGCGAGGCCATCCAGCATGCCGAGGGGCGCACGCTCGTCTTCGTGAAGCGGGAGGCGGGCCTGTACGAGCCCATCGCCGTGGAGCTGGGCACCGGCACGCCCGGGGAGGTGGAGGTGGTGAAGGGGCTGGCACCCGGTGCCGAGGTCGTCACCACGGGGGCATTCCTCCTCAAGACGGAGATTCTCAAGGGCTCCATCGGCGCGGGCTGCTGCGAGGAAGGCGGCGAGTAA
- a CDS encoding efflux RND transporter permease subunit, protein MLTRLIDWSLHHRGVVLLGTLALALSGVLSFQALPLDALPDTTPPQVQVNTLAPALTPVEVERQLTVPIEQALAGLPQLEQMRSLSKPGLSQVTLQFGDGTDVWFARQQVSERLGHVSLPQGIERPTLGPVATGLGEIFHYLVKSRTRSLTELRTLQDRVIAPALRGVPGVAEVNSWGGEEKQWHVVVEPRRLQQFHLSLGDLYQALEANNANVGGGRVEQAGAARLVLGVGALEGGAAVEEVTVAARDGVPVRVRDVAQVRVGPALRQGATTADGEGEAVLGLGFMRMGENSHAVSQALAQRLEEVRQRLPPDVQVDIVYARTELVEQVLRTVRNNLLEGALLVVAILFVFLGHWRAGLIVAAAIPLSLLFAFNAMVPLGIAGTLMSLGAIDFGLVVDSSVILVENAERRLAEDAGRRGVLEVVRDAAVEVRKPTLFGELIILVVYLPILTLEGVEGKLFRPLALTLIFALLGSALLSMTLMPVLASFVLKPGRGPHREPRLVALLQRLYRPVLDGALRHGRAVLAGAALLTVGAAGAALGLGSEFVPRLSEGTLVINTVRLAEVSLAESIRYGGHIEALLRGKFPDEVKRVWTRTGTAEVATDPMGLELSDVFITLHPRAQWTRAGTQEELVAEMKAELADLPGMRMAFLQPIEMRVNEMLAGVRGDVAIKLFGEDLDLLKAKAQEVEALVRPLPGAADVTVEQVTGQPILHVTVDRAAVARYGIPARDVLDVVEAVGGRRVGDVREGERRVELAVRLAEEYRQNPAQLATVSVVAPDGVRVPLGRLATFREVSGPTTVQREGGQRRLVIQANVRGRDLGGFVEEVRRTLDAKLELPTGYAVRLGGSFEHLERARQRLLLVVPVALALIFLLLYVTYGRVRDALRIFAGVPFAMVGGVLALLVRGLPFSISAAVGFVALSGVSVLGDMVLVSRVRQLLGRGLAPGEAIREAALSRLRPVLMTSAVAALGFVPMAFHTGVGAEVQRPLATVVIGGVLSSAVLTLLVLPVLYAVLGTGQKPQEP, encoded by the coding sequence ATGCTCACCCGCCTCATCGATTGGAGCCTGCACCACCGCGGGGTGGTGCTCCTGGGCACGCTGGCGCTCGCGCTCTCCGGGGTGCTGTCGTTCCAGGCCCTGCCCCTGGATGCCCTGCCGGACACCACCCCACCCCAGGTCCAGGTGAACACCCTGGCCCCGGCGCTCACGCCCGTGGAGGTGGAGCGCCAGCTCACCGTGCCCATCGAGCAGGCGCTGGCGGGGCTCCCCCAGTTGGAGCAGATGCGCTCGCTGTCCAAGCCGGGCCTGTCCCAGGTGACGCTCCAGTTCGGCGACGGCACGGACGTGTGGTTCGCCCGGCAGCAGGTGTCGGAGCGCCTGGGCCACGTGAGCCTGCCCCAAGGCATCGAGCGCCCCACGCTGGGCCCCGTGGCCACGGGGCTGGGAGAGATTTTCCACTATCTGGTGAAGAGCCGGACGCGGAGCCTCACGGAGCTGCGCACCCTGCAAGACCGGGTCATCGCCCCCGCGCTGCGCGGCGTGCCGGGGGTGGCCGAGGTCAACAGCTGGGGCGGCGAGGAGAAGCAGTGGCACGTGGTGGTGGAGCCCCGGCGCCTCCAGCAGTTCCACCTGTCGTTGGGAGACCTCTACCAGGCCCTGGAGGCCAACAACGCCAACGTGGGCGGGGGCCGGGTGGAGCAGGCGGGGGCCGCGCGCCTCGTGCTCGGCGTGGGGGCGCTGGAGGGGGGCGCGGCGGTGGAGGAGGTCACCGTGGCCGCCCGCGATGGGGTGCCGGTGCGCGTGCGGGACGTGGCCCAGGTGCGGGTGGGCCCTGCGCTGCGCCAGGGCGCCACCACCGCGGACGGGGAAGGCGAGGCCGTGCTGGGGCTGGGCTTCATGCGCATGGGCGAGAACTCCCACGCGGTGAGCCAGGCGCTCGCCCAGCGGCTGGAGGAGGTGCGCCAGCGCCTGCCCCCGGATGTCCAGGTGGACATCGTCTACGCGCGCACGGAGCTGGTGGAGCAGGTGCTGCGCACGGTGCGCAACAACCTCCTGGAGGGCGCGCTGCTCGTCGTCGCCATCCTCTTCGTCTTCCTCGGCCACTGGCGGGCGGGGCTCATCGTGGCGGCGGCCATTCCCCTGTCCCTGCTGTTCGCCTTCAACGCCATGGTGCCGCTGGGCATCGCCGGCACGCTCATGTCGCTGGGGGCCATCGACTTCGGCCTCGTCGTGGACTCCTCCGTCATCCTCGTGGAGAACGCCGAGCGGCGGCTGGCCGAGGACGCGGGGCGCCGCGGCGTCCTGGAGGTGGTGCGGGACGCGGCCGTCGAGGTGCGCAAGCCCACCCTCTTCGGCGAACTCATCATCCTGGTGGTGTACCTGCCCATCCTCACGCTGGAGGGGGTGGAGGGAAAGCTCTTCCGCCCCCTGGCGCTCACCCTCATCTTCGCCCTGCTGGGCAGCGCGCTCCTATCCATGACGCTGATGCCGGTGCTCGCCTCGTTCGTCCTGAAGCCGGGCCGGGGGCCGCACCGGGAGCCGCGCCTCGTGGCGCTCCTGCAGCGGCTCTACCGGCCGGTGCTCGACGGGGCGCTTCGCCACGGCCGGGCCGTGCTCGCGGGCGCGGCCCTCCTCACGGTGGGCGCCGCCGGGGCCGCCCTGGGGCTCGGCAGCGAGTTCGTTCCCCGGCTGTCCGAGGGCACCCTCGTCATCAACACCGTGCGCCTGGCGGAAGTCTCGCTCGCCGAGTCCATCCGCTACGGTGGGCACATCGAGGCCCTGCTGCGCGGCAAGTTCCCGGATGAGGTGAAGCGCGTGTGGACGCGCACGGGCACGGCGGAGGTGGCCACGGACCCCATGGGCCTCGAGCTGTCCGACGTCTTCATCACCCTCCACCCCCGGGCGCAGTGGACGCGCGCCGGCACGCAGGAGGAGCTCGTGGCGGAGATGAAGGCGGAGCTGGCGGACCTTCCCGGCATGCGCATGGCGTTCCTCCAGCCCATCGAGATGCGCGTCAACGAGATGCTCGCCGGGGTGCGCGGCGATGTGGCCATCAAGCTCTTCGGGGAGGACCTGGACCTCTTGAAGGCCAAGGCCCAGGAGGTGGAGGCCCTGGTGCGCCCCCTCCCGGGGGCGGCGGATGTCACCGTCGAGCAGGTGACGGGGCAGCCCATCCTGCACGTAACGGTGGACCGGGCCGCCGTGGCCCGGTACGGCATTCCCGCCCGGGACGTGCTCGACGTGGTGGAGGCCGTGGGGGGCCGCCGCGTGGGGGACGTGCGCGAGGGGGAACGGCGCGTCGAGCTGGCCGTGCGCCTGGCCGAGGAATACCGGCAGAACCCGGCCCAGCTCGCCACCGTGTCCGTGGTGGCCCCGGACGGGGTCCGCGTGCCGCTGGGGCGTCTGGCCACGTTCCGCGAGGTGTCCGGCCCCACCACCGTCCAGCGGGAGGGTGGCCAGCGCCGGCTCGTCATTCAGGCCAACGTGCGGGGGCGCGACCTGGGCGGCTTCGTGGAGGAGGTACGCCGCACCCTGGACGCGAAGCTGGAGCTGCCCACCGGGTACGCTGTCCGCCTGGGCGGCTCGTTCGAGCACCTGGAACGCGCCCGGCAACGGCTGCTGCTCGTGGTGCCCGTGGCCCTGGCGCTCATCTTCCTCCTGCTCTACGTGACGTACGGCCGCGTGCGGGATGCCCTGCGCATCTTCGCGGGCGTGCCGTTCGCGATGGTGGGCGGCGTGCTGGCGCTGCTCGTGCGGGGCCTGCCCTTCTCCATCTCCGCGGCCGTGGGCTTCGTGGCGCTCTCAGGCGTCTCGGTGCTGGGGGACATGGTGCTCGTCAGCCGGGTGCGTCAGCTCCTCGGCCGGGGCCTGGCGCCCGGAGAGGCCATCCGGGAGGCGGCCCTGTCACGCCTGCGCCCGGTGCTGATGACGTCCGCCGTGGCGGCGCTCGGCTTCGTGCCCATGGCATTCCACACGGGGGTGGGCGCGGAGGTGCAACGGCCCCTGGCCACTGTCGTCATCGGAGGCGTCCTGTCGTCGGCCGTGCTGACGCTGCTGGTGCTGCCCGTCCTCTATGCCGTGCTCGGCACCGGCCAGAAGCCGCAGGAGCCGTGA